The DNA window GCGCGATCTCGACGCGCCGGCGCTCGCCGCCGCTGAGCTGGTGGCCGTAGCTGCGGCGCAGGTGCGCCACCCGCAGCTCGACGAGCAGGCGCTCGAGGCGCTCCCTGCGCTCGGCGGGACGGATCGGCACCGTCTCGAGGATGGCCTTCAGGTTGTCCTCGACGGTGAGCCGGCGGAAGACCGAGGCCTCCTGGCTGAGGTAGCCGAGGCCCAGGCGGGCGCGGCGGTACATCGGCAGCCGGTGGATCGGCGCCGCGTCGAGGAAGACCTGCCCCCGGTCGGGCCGGATCATGCCGACGATCATGTAGAAGGTGGTCGTCTTGCCGGCGCCGTTGGGCCCGAGCAGCCCGACCACCTCGCCCTGGTTGAGCTGCAGCGAGACCTCGTCGACCACGCGCCGGCGGCCGTAGGCCTTGACCAGAGCCTCCCCGCGCAGGACCGCCCGCTCCCCGCTCACGGCTCCACCTCCTCGTCCTGGACGATGAGCCCGCGCGGCTCGCGCGCAATGCGCAGGTGGTCCAAGCGGCGATCGCACTCCATGGCGTAGCCCGTGAAGAGGTTCTCGCCCTGGCGGACCTCCACGTAGGCCTCGGTGTGGAAGCGCTCGCGCTCGCGATCCCAGTGCAGCACCTCCGTGCGCAGGTCGTAATCCTCGGCGCTCACGACCTGGACCCTGCCGATTGCCGTCATCGCGCCCGTGCGCTGATCGATGAGCCCGGAGTCGGCGCTGAGGGTCGAACTGAGCGCGCCGTCCTCGCCGTACATATCGACACGGATACCGCGCGACTCAATCCGCTTCGT is part of the bacterium genome and encodes:
- the lptB gene encoding LPS export ABC transporter ATP-binding protein, with the protein product MSGERAVLRGEALVKAYGRRRVVDEVSLQLNQGEVVGLLGPNGAGKTTTFYMIVGMIRPDRGQVFLDAAPIHRLPMYRRARLGLGYLSQEASVFRRLTVEDNLKAILETVPIRPAERRERLERLLVELRVAHLRRSYGHQLSGGERRRVEIARALTTNPRFMLLDEPFAGIDPIAVSDVQAIVSQLKAMGLGILITDHNVRETLTITDRAYILFEGKIIRAGTAAELVQDETTRQVYLGQSFNL
- the lptC gene encoding LPS export ABC transporter periplasmic protein LptC, encoding MRSMPERRAVRLPSPPATASRRLATLCGLLLLAGCGSEVQPPELESPAAGPDQVLWDFTTTEADSGRLAWIFRARQALVFQATKRIESRGIRVDMYGEDGALSSTLSADSGLIDQRTGAMTAIGRVQVVSAEDYDLRTEVLHWDRERERFHTEAYVEVRQGENLFTGYAMECDRRLDHLRIAREPRGLIVQDEEVEP